DNA sequence from the Raineyella sp. LH-20 genome:
CAGTGCCGCGGCCCTCTTGTCTGCTGGGGACAGATGACGGGGACACCACGTCCTCCGTGAACAACTTAGCGAACAGGTGTTCGATCCTGCACAATTCCGTCGGCGTGTCGGCACGGATCGTACGACGGTCCCGGCGCCGTGCCGGCAACGGCAGCCGCGTCAGCGCTCCGAGGCGGGGAGCTCCAGAGCGGCCCAGCAGGCCCGCCAGACCGTCTTCGGTGGCACTCCTGCGGCCAGCGCTTCGACCGCGGTGCGTCCGGCGAGGTCGGCCATCACGTGTTGCTCCGCCCACACCCGGGCGTACGCCGACCCGAGATGATGCTCGAGTCTGCGCCACAGTTCCGTCTCCCGCACCCGGACACAGTACCCGCCCGCGCACGTACCGTCGGTCCTCCGACCGGGATCGGTCAGGCAGCGGTCGCGGTCGCCTGGGGCCGCAGCGGAAGCGGGGTGATGGTGCGCTCGGTGACGGCCATCCGCTCGGCGACGTCGCCGATCACGTGGGACATCGGCACGTTGAGCGCACCGCAGATCGCCGCGAGGAGCTCACTGGAGGCTTCCTTCTGGCCCCTCTCGACCTCCGAGAGGTACCCCAGACTCACCCCGGCACGCCGGGACACGTCCCGGAGTGTCTTGCCCTGTGTCACACGCTCGGAGCGCAGAGCGGCACCAAGGTGCTCGCGCATCAACGCGGGCCTGGCGATGTCGGTGACAGGGGTCATGGCGTCAGCTTACCCGCCGGGCGATCACCCGCCCACCCGGACGCGCGCGCCGATTCAGTGGCTCCGCCACGCCTCGACCAGCTGTCGGAGGGCGGCCTCGACGGTCTGCGTACGGATCGCATGGCGGTCGCCGTCGAACCGATACTGCTCGACCGCCGCGCCCACCCGATCCGCCACCGCGACGTAGACCGTGCCCGCCGGATGGTCCTCCTGCGGGTCGGGCCCGGCGACACCGGTGACGGCCACGCCCCAGTCCGCGGCGCAGGTCTCGCGCGCACCGGCGGCCATCGCCAGCGCCGTGGACGGGGCGACCGCGCCGTCCCGGGCCAGCTCGCCGGGATCCACCCGGGCCAGGGTGTGCTTCAGGTCGGTGGCGTACGTGATCAGACCGCCGCGGAAGACCGTCGAGGCACCGGGCACGGAGGTCAGCGTCGCTCCGAGCAGGCCGCCGGTCAGCGACTCGCAGGTCGCCAGGGTCGCCGCCCCGCGCTCGAGGAGCGCCAGCACCGTCATCGCAAGGGCGTACGCCGCATCGCTGGGGGCCGCCCCGCGGGAGACCCCGGCCGCCCCGCCGGATCCGACCGCGCGGTCGATCGCCGTCGCGCGCCCCACTGCGGCGGACCGGACGTCGGCGGTGCGGACCGCGGTCCGGCCGGTGAGCAGGTCCACCGGAGACCGGTCCCGGGGCGCGAACACCACCGGTGCGAGGCCGCTCACCGGACCGTCCGTAGTGGCAGGACAGGGCGTCGGCGGACAGGGCGTCGTCGGACAGGACCGGGGCATCGCCGCCGGATAGCTCCAGGGCGCCGGATCCAGGCGGTCCGTGGGAAGGTCGGGGCGGATCATCGTGCGTCGGGATGGTCGGCCAGGTAGGCGGCCCGCATCCGCACCGCCTCCCGTAGGTAGTCCAGACCGGTCAACACGGTGAGCAGGAAGGCCGCCGCCATCAACACCCAGGAGATGACCTCGACGACACCACCGAGGGACAGGCCCGCTGCGGGCAACGGCAGCAGGTAGAGCACCAGTGCCGCCGACTGGGTCATCGTCTTCAGCTTCCCGCCGCGGTTGGCCGCCATCACCCCGTACTTCAAGATGAAGAACCGCATCACGGTGATGCCCCACTCGCGCAGCAGGATGACGATCGTCACCCACCACCACAGTTCGCCGATGATGCTCAGGCCGATGAACGCCATGCCGGTGAGCGCCTTGTCGGCGATCGGGTCCATCAGCTTGCCGAAGCTGGTGATCAGGTGGCGCGAGCGGGCCAGGTGGCCGTCGACGAAGTCGGTGGCCATCGCCACGATGAAGACGCCGGTAGTGGCCCACCGCCAGCCGGCCGCCTCCGGGTGGGAGAGCAGCATCCAACCGAACAGCGGCACCAGCAGGATGCGCAGGACGGTCAGGGCGTTGGGGACGTTCCAGGGGGACGGCTCGGCACCGGGCTCCGCGCTCATCGGAGGCCCGCCAGCGGTCGGGCCACCAGGTCGATGCCCTCGGCGTCGGTCACCCGCGCCCGGACGAGGTCGCCGACGGCGTACGACTCGCCGTCCGGTCCGTCCGGGGCGGAAAGGTCGAGACTGGTCACCCCGTCGACCTCCGGTCCCTGGTGGGCGGCACGGCCCACCCAGCTGCCGTCCTCCTCGTCACGCCCCTCGAGCAGGACGGTGATCTCGTCACCGACCCGGTCGGCGGCACGGTCCTCCATCACCTCCATGACGAGGTCGGCGAGCATCGCCCGACGGTCCTCGATCTCGTCCTCGGGCAGGTGCCCGTCGAGGCGTACGCCCTCGGTGCCCTCCTCGTCGGAGTAGGGGAAGACGCCGCACACGTCGAGCCGTGCCGCGCGCAGGAAGTCCGCGAGCAGTTCGACGTCCCGCTCGGTCTCGCCGGGGAAGCCGGCGATGACGTTGGCCCGGATGCCGGCCTGCGGGGCGGCGGCGCGGACCCGGCCGATCAGGTCGAGGAAGGACTCCGGGTCGCCGAAGCGGCGCATCCGGCGCAGCACGTCCGGCGCGGCGTGTTGGAAGGACAGGTCGAAGTAGTCGACCACCGTGTCCAGCCGGGCCATCGTCTCGACCAGCCCGGGGCGGATCTCGGCCGGCTGCAGGTAGCTGACCCGGATCCACGGAAGCTCGTCGATCCTCGACAGCTCGCGGAGCAGTGCCTCCAGATCGTGTCCGGCGCCGAGATCCTTGCCGTACGAGGAGGTGTTCTCGGAGACCAGGAAGGCCTCGCGCACCCCCTGGCTCGCCAGCCAGCGGGCCTCCGCGACGACATCGTCGAGAGTACGGGAGACGTACGATCCGCGGAAGGACGGGATGGCGCAGAAGGCGCACCGTCGGTCGCAGCCGGAGGCGATCTTCAGCGGCGCGGACGGCGCCCCGGAGAGCCGACGGTGGAACGTACGCGGACCACTGGCCGGCGCGGCGGCATCGGCGTGGGTCACACCGGGGACGACGATGCCGGCCGCGGCCGCCTGGCGCTCGACCGGGGTGATCGGCAGCAGCTCGCGGCGGTCGCGCGGGACGTGCGGGGTGGGCCGGGCGCCCTGCAGGATGCCCTGCAGACGGGCGGCGATGTCGTCGTAGTCGTCGAAGCCGAGGATGTCGGCCTCCGGCAGCTCGGCGGCCAGGTCGGCACCGTAGCGCTCCGCCATGCAGCCGACCGCCACGACGGCCTTCGTACGACCCTCTGCCTTCAGGTCGGCGGCCTCGAGGAGCACCTCGACGGACTCCTGCTTCGCCTGGGTGATGAAGCCGCAGGTGTTGACCATCACCGCGTCGGCGCCCTCGGCGTCGTCGACGAGGCGGAAGCCGCCCGCGGCCAGCCGGCCGGCGAGTTCTTCGGAATCGACGTCGTTGCGTGCACAGCCCAAGGAGACCAGGTGCACCGACAGCAGGTCTGATGTTTCGCCACTCATGATGCCGTCCAGTATCCCCCACGTCCGCCGTTCAGGCCTGCTGCAGGTTCTCCAGCACCTCGTCGAGGTCGTCCGGGGTCACCATCACCTCGCGCGGCTTGGAGCCCTCCGACGGCCCGACGATCCCGCGGGTCTCCAGGATGTCCATCAGCCGGCCGGCCTTGGCGAAGCCGACCCTCAACTTGCGCTGCAGCATCGACGTCGACCCGAGCTGGAGGTTGACCACGAGCTGGGCGGCCTCGAGCACCAGCTCCATGTCGTCGCCGATGTCCTCGGCGACCTTCTTGGCGGCGGCCGGCGCGGTGACGTCCTCGCGGTAGCTCGGCTGCAGCTGGGTCTTGACGATGTCGACGACGTCGCGGATCTCCTGCTCGGTGACCCAGGAGCCCTGCACCCGGACCGGCTTGGAGGCGCCCATCGGCAGGAACAGGCCGTCGCCCTGGCCGACCAGCTTTTCG
Encoded proteins:
- the pgsA gene encoding CDP-diacylglycerol--glycerol-3-phosphate 3-phosphatidyltransferase, yielding MSAEPGAEPSPWNVPNALTVLRILLVPLFGWMLLSHPEAAGWRWATTGVFIVAMATDFVDGHLARSRHLITSFGKLMDPIADKALTGMAFIGLSIIGELWWWVTIVILLREWGITVMRFFILKYGVMAANRGGKLKTMTQSAALVLYLLPLPAAGLSLGGVVEVISWVLMAAAFLLTVLTGLDYLREAVRMRAAYLADHPDAR
- a CDS encoding CinA family protein is translated as MTVLALLERGAATLATCESLTGGLLGATLTSVPGASTVFRGGLITYATDLKHTLARVDPGELARDGAVAPSTALAMAAGARETCAADWGVAVTGVAGPDPQEDHPAGTVYVAVADRVGAAVEQYRFDGDRHAIRTQTVEAALRQLVEAWRSH
- the rimO gene encoding 30S ribosomal protein S12 methylthiotransferase RimO, with translation MSVHLVSLGCARNDVDSEELAGRLAAGGFRLVDDAEGADAVMVNTCGFITQAKQESVEVLLEAADLKAEGRTKAVVAVGCMAERYGADLAAELPEADILGFDDYDDIAARLQGILQGARPTPHVPRDRRELLPITPVERQAAAAGIVVPGVTHADAAAPASGPRTFHRRLSGAPSAPLKIASGCDRRCAFCAIPSFRGSYVSRTLDDVVAEARWLASQGVREAFLVSENTSSYGKDLGAGHDLEALLRELSRIDELPWIRVSYLQPAEIRPGLVETMARLDTVVDYFDLSFQHAAPDVLRRMRRFGDPESFLDLIGRVRAAAPQAGIRANVIAGFPGETERDVELLADFLRAARLDVCGVFPYSDEEGTEGVRLDGHLPEDEIEDRRAMLADLVMEVMEDRAADRVGDEITVLLEGRDEEDGSWVGRAAHQGPEVDGVTSLDLSAPDGPDGESYAVGDLVRARVTDAEGIDLVARPLAGLR
- a CDS encoding DUF3046 domain-containing protein, with the translated sequence MRETELWRRLEHHLGSAYARVWAEQHVMADLAGRTAVEALAAGVPPKTVWRACWAALELPASER
- a CDS encoding helix-turn-helix transcriptional regulator translates to MTPVTDIARPALMREHLGAALRSERVTQGKTLRDVSRRAGVSLGYLSEVERGQKEASSELLAAICGALNVPMSHVIGDVAERMAVTERTITPLPLRPQATATAA